One Urechidicola croceus genomic window, AAGGTGGCCAAGAATCAGTACATGATTCAATAAAAATAAATAGAAAAACTGAACGCGCCCTTGCTTGGGGAACTAGATCTAAATTAGGCGAATTAGATAGTAGAACTGGAGTTACTAAAAAAGTAAATGATTCTACCATTTATATAAGAGATGTAATTATCACTACTTCAGATAAAGAAATTCCAGATTATCATATTGCTATTGATAATGGAAAAATGGTACCAGAAAAGAAAATTGTCGCAGGTAAATCTCAATTATATATTGCTGAAGTTCCTACTCCTGTAATTTTACCTTTTGCTTACTTTCCTTTAACTAAAGGAAGAACCTCAGGAATTTTAATGCCATCTTATGGTAGTAATAATGACCAAGGTTTTTTCCTTCAAAATGGTGGATATTATATCGCTGCAAGTGACTACTTTGATGTTGCTATTCTTGGAGATATTTATACAAATGGAAGTTGGGGATTAAATGTACAAAGTAATTATAAACTTTTATACAAATTTAATGGAACATTCAGTGTACGATATGAAAATTTAATAGACGAAATTAGAGGTTTTGATGGTTATGGCGAACGTACAAATTATAATATAAGATGGAGTCATAGTCAAGATAGCAAAGCTAATCCCAATGCTCGATTTTCTGCATCGGTAAATTTAGGGAGTAGTAAGTATTATAGACAATCACTTAATGAATTTAATACAAATTCAATTTTAAATAATACTTTAAGTTCATCTATATCTTTTCAAAAAAGATTTGTTGGAACACCTTTTAACATGAGTTCAACAATAACTCATTCTCAAAACACAAATACTGAAAGTATCATCATGTCACTTCCATCAGTACAAGTTAGTATGGATAGAATTTATCCTTTTGCACCGAAAAATGGTCCTAAGAAAAATATGTTGCAAAATTTAGGTGTGACCTATAATTTTAAAGGTGATTATCGTATAAATACTACTGATGAATTTTTCTTTAAAAGTGAAATGTTTAAAGATGCTAAATCTGGTATGCAACATGATGCAAACCTAAGCACAAGCATGAAAGTAATGAAACATTTCACACTTTCACCTAGTGCAAAATACAAAGAAGTATGGTATTTTGATAAATTAAATAAATTTTATGACGAATCTAATAATGAAGTTGTAACTGACACTATTAAAGGTTTTAATTCGTTTAGAGAATATAATATTGGGCTTTCATTATCTACAACTCTTTATGGTGATGTATCATTTAAAAAAGGTAGATTACAAGCAATACGACACACTATGAGACCATCTATTTCTTATAGTTACAGACCAGACTTTAGTTTTTATTACGACGAAGTTCAACAAAGTGCTGATCCCCTAGATGTTCAAGAGTATTCACAATTTGATTCTGGAATTTATGGTAGACCTGGGCGTGGATTATCAAATAGTATAGGAATTTCAATTGCTAATACTTTGGAGGCAAAAGTAATGTCTAAAGATTCAACAGAAACTGAACCTAAAAAGGTGAGTATCCTTAAAAACTTAAATTTATCAACAGGATATAATATTGCAGCAGATTCATTAAAATGGAGCCCAGTTAGTGTTAATGCAGGAACTTCTTTTTTTAACAATCAGTTAAGTTTAAATGTTCGAGGAACTTTAGACCCTTATGCTTTAGATGTCAATGGAAACAAAATAGATAAATTCAATATAAATAATGGAGGAAGTCTTTTTAGATTAACCAATGCAGGTGTAACTATGGGTTATTCATTATCAAGTAAATCCTTAAAAAAAGATGGTGACAAGAACTCATCAAATGATAGAGATAATAGTGATATTTTAAATGAGAGTCTAGGAATTTCAAATGAAGAAGAACTACCTGGAGGAGGTAAAGAAGTAAAATCAACAAAACTTTATAACTCTACTATGCCATGGACTTTAAGGCTGTCTTATGCATTTAATTATTCAAATGCAAGAAGACAAGATGAAATTTCATCACATTCTATAATGTTTTCAGGTGATTTAGAATTAACTCCAAAATGGAAAGTTGGATTCAACTCCAGTTATGATATAAAAAACCAAGGTTTTGGTCTTACTCGATTAAATTTCAATAGAGATTTAGATAGTTGGAAAATGAGTTTTAATTGGGTTCCTTTTGGAGATCAAACACGTTATAATTTTTTCATAGGGGTTAAATCTGGTGTATTGAGTGATTTAAAATACGATAAACGAAAACTTCCAGATAGACGTTTATTTTAATTTTTACCTTCTTTTATTTTTATAAAGATCAAATTGATTAAGAATTACAAATACATATATTTGTAGTACTTAAATTAATTTATGATGAAAAAAATTATTCAAACATCAAATGCTCCGGCGCCAATTGGGCCATACAGTCAGGCAGTTTTAGTTGGAAATACACTGTATACTTCTGGTCAAATTGCAATAAATCCTCGAACAAATGAATTAGTTTTAGATTCAATTTCAAACGAGATTCAACAAGTAATGGAAAATCTAAACGCTGTTTTAGAAGCGGCAGAAATGACATTTGAAAATGTAATTAAGTCTTCAATTTTTATTTCAGACATGAATAATTTTGGGTTCATAAATGAAGTTTACGGT contains:
- a CDS encoding Rid family detoxifying hydrolase; amino-acid sequence: MKKIIQTSNAPAPIGPYSQAVLVGNTLYTSGQIAINPRTNELVLDSISNEIQQVMENLNAVLEAAEMTFENVIKSSIFISDMNNFGFINEVYGSYFNENTAPARETVEVSNLPKFVNVEISVIAIK
- a CDS encoding putative LPS assembly protein LptD, with amino-acid sequence MLFFFSFIVHFSNAQEIRTRNKIEIPATDSINSAQDSVTTNITELLKPKDSTQIDSIKKPKGAIEDIITHTATDYIKQNFIKNLITLHNNAEIDYQDINIKAGHIVINNENDIITATGIKDSLGYTQKPIVVQGGQESVHDSIKINRKTERALAWGTRSKLGELDSRTGVTKKVNDSTIYIRDVIITTSDKEIPDYHIAIDNGKMVPEKKIVAGKSQLYIAEVPTPVILPFAYFPLTKGRTSGILMPSYGSNNDQGFFLQNGGYYIAASDYFDVAILGDIYTNGSWGLNVQSNYKLLYKFNGTFSVRYENLIDEIRGFDGYGERTNYNIRWSHSQDSKANPNARFSASVNLGSSKYYRQSLNEFNTNSILNNTLSSSISFQKRFVGTPFNMSSTITHSQNTNTESIIMSLPSVQVSMDRIYPFAPKNGPKKNMLQNLGVTYNFKGDYRINTTDEFFFKSEMFKDAKSGMQHDANLSTSMKVMKHFTLSPSAKYKEVWYFDKLNKFYDESNNEVVTDTIKGFNSFREYNIGLSLSTTLYGDVSFKKGRLQAIRHTMRPSISYSYRPDFSFYYDEVQQSADPLDVQEYSQFDSGIYGRPGRGLSNSIGISIANTLEAKVMSKDSTETEPKKVSILKNLNLSTGYNIAADSLKWSPVSVNAGTSFFNNQLSLNVRGTLDPYALDVNGNKIDKFNINNGGSLFRLTNAGVTMGYSLSSKSLKKDGDKNSSNDRDNSDILNESLGISNEEELPGGGKEVKSTKLYNSTMPWTLRLSYAFNYSNARRQDEISSHSIMFSGDLELTPKWKVGFNSSYDIKNQGFGLTRLNFNRDLDSWKMSFNWVPFGDQTRYNFFIGVKSGVLSDLKYDKRKLPDRRLF